From one Chlamydiifrater phoenicopteri genomic stretch:
- the eno gene encoding phosphopyruvate hydratase: MQEVTIVDIQSREILDSRGFPTVSVKVFTDLGIEAEAFVPSGASTGTKEALELRDSDPSRYSGKGVLNAVHNVNTTLRKLLVGQNVFNQILIDTMMCEADGTPNKSNLGANAILGVSLAVAKAAAASLDIPLYRYLGGAFASVLPCPMMNLINGGMHADNGLEFQEFMVRPVGAPTFAEALRMGAEVFHALKKLLNTKNLATGVGDEGGFAPNLASNEEALTLLLEAIEKAGFTPGKDISLALDCAASSFYDPTAGLYAGSRTSKEQIALLSKLCDQFPIDSIEDGLAEDDIEGWKHLSDSLGDRIQIVGDDIFVTNPKIISESISQGIANAVLIKFNQIGTLSETIEAISLAQSNGYATIISHRSGETEDTTIADLAVALSAGQIKTGSISRSERIAKYNRLLAIEAELGSQALFRDSNIFAC; encoded by the coding sequence ATGCAAGAAGTAACTATAGTTGATATTCAATCTCGAGAGATCTTAGATTCTAGAGGGTTCCCCACGGTATCTGTAAAGGTCTTTACCGATTTAGGCATCGAAGCAGAAGCCTTTGTTCCTTCAGGAGCATCTACAGGCACCAAAGAAGCTTTGGAACTACGGGATAGCGACCCCTCACGTTATTCTGGCAAAGGCGTTTTGAACGCTGTCCATAATGTAAATACGACTTTACGCAAACTTCTTGTGGGACAAAATGTTTTCAACCAGATCCTTATTGACACTATGATGTGTGAGGCTGATGGCACTCCTAATAAATCAAACTTGGGAGCCAATGCCATTTTAGGCGTTTCCCTAGCCGTGGCTAAAGCTGCTGCTGCCTCCCTAGACATTCCCCTCTACCGCTATTTAGGCGGCGCCTTCGCTTCTGTTCTCCCCTGTCCTATGATGAACCTCATCAACGGCGGAATGCATGCAGATAATGGACTAGAATTCCAGGAATTTATGGTTCGCCCTGTAGGAGCCCCCACGTTTGCAGAAGCTTTACGTATGGGAGCAGAAGTTTTTCATGCGCTAAAAAAACTTCTCAACACAAAAAATTTGGCAACAGGCGTTGGTGATGAGGGCGGCTTTGCCCCGAACCTAGCTTCCAATGAAGAGGCTTTGACTCTACTTTTAGAAGCTATAGAAAAAGCCGGTTTCACTCCAGGCAAAGATATTTCGTTAGCTCTCGACTGTGCTGCCTCTTCGTTCTATGATCCCACCGCTGGTCTTTATGCTGGCTCAAGAACTAGCAAGGAGCAAATAGCTCTCTTGTCTAAACTATGTGACCAATTCCCTATAGATTCGATAGAAGATGGTTTGGCTGAAGATGATATTGAAGGATGGAAGCACCTTTCGGATAGCCTCGGAGATAGAATTCAAATCGTTGGAGACGACATTTTTGTGACTAACCCCAAAATCATTTCTGAAAGCATTTCCCAAGGTATTGCTAATGCCGTGCTTATAAAATTTAATCAGATAGGCACCCTATCGGAAACTATAGAAGCCATTTCTCTCGCTCAAAGTAACGGATACGCCACGATCATTTCTCATCGCTCAGGAGAAACAGAGGACACCACTATAGCCGATCTGGCTGTTGCTCTAAGCGCAGGACAAATTAAAACTGGGTCTATCTCCCGATCCGAACGTATTGCCAAATACAACCGTCTTTTGGCCATAGAAGCAGAACTCGGGAGCCAAGCGCTGTTTAGAGATTCCAACATCTTTGCTTGCTAG
- the uvrB gene encoding excinuclease ABC subunit UvrB: MGFSLNSSYSPCGDQPEAIKALVEGIRTGKSAQVLKGVTGSGKTFTIANVIEQTGLPTLILAHNKTLAAQLYLEFKEFFPTNAVEYFVSYYDYYQPEAYIARSDTYIEKSLLINDEIDKLRLSATRSLLSRKDTIIVASVSCIYGIGSPEHYLAMSLSLKVGERYPRDFLLSRLAEMHYQATENVPDRGLFRETGSIIDIVPAYDTLFSLRLEFFDDELEAINLLHPTNFSLIKTLEEFTLFPGSHYVTPEEVREKALRSIATELEDRLCFFEDRPVERERLFNRTKYDMEMIKEIGFCKGIENYSAHFTNAPAGAPPYCLLDYFPKDFLLIVDESHRTLPQIRAMYHGDRSRKQSLIEFGFRLPSAYDNRPLTFDEAYRYFRKVIYVSATPGEEEIEKSLGNIVEQIIRPTGIPDPEIEVRSASGQIDDLLEEIRSRLEANPNEKIIVVSLTKKLAEDISSYLSNLNIRAAYLHSGIETAERSEILANLRKGYIDVLIGVNLLREGIDLPEVSLIAILDADKEGFLRSFSSLMQFCGRAARNISGKAILYADIITDSISQTLAETQRRRKLQQSYNKKHGIIPKPIIKEISSSLLPKKESTKNRELEEDISNFSEHEIEKFIKKYEKKMKEAAQKFLFEEAAYYRDLIQKYKEFLLYKQR, encoded by the coding sequence ATGGGTTTTTCTCTCAACAGTTCGTATTCCCCCTGTGGAGATCAACCAGAAGCAATAAAAGCCTTAGTAGAAGGAATACGAACGGGTAAATCTGCACAAGTTCTTAAAGGAGTCACAGGCTCTGGAAAAACCTTTACTATTGCTAATGTTATAGAACAAACAGGTCTTCCTACTCTTATTCTTGCTCATAATAAAACGTTAGCAGCACAGCTATATTTAGAATTTAAAGAATTTTTTCCTACTAATGCTGTGGAGTACTTTGTTTCCTATTACGATTACTATCAACCAGAAGCATATATAGCAAGAAGCGATACTTATATTGAAAAAAGCTTATTGATAAATGATGAGATAGATAAGTTGAGGCTTTCTGCAACACGCTCCCTACTTTCTAGGAAAGACACTATTATAGTTGCCTCAGTTTCTTGCATTTATGGCATAGGATCCCCAGAACACTACCTAGCAATGAGTCTGTCTCTCAAAGTAGGAGAACGATACCCCAGAGACTTTTTGTTATCCCGGCTTGCGGAAATGCACTACCAAGCCACAGAAAATGTCCCTGATAGAGGACTCTTTAGAGAAACCGGAAGCATTATAGACATTGTTCCTGCTTATGATACTTTATTCTCCTTACGACTAGAATTTTTTGACGACGAGCTAGAAGCTATTAATCTTTTACACCCCACCAATTTTTCCCTTATCAAAACCTTAGAAGAATTCACTCTATTTCCTGGATCTCATTACGTTACTCCGGAAGAGGTGCGAGAAAAAGCTTTGCGCTCCATCGCAACAGAATTAGAAGATCGACTTTGTTTTTTCGAAGATCGCCCAGTGGAACGAGAGCGGCTCTTTAATCGAACGAAATACGATATGGAAATGATTAAAGAAATCGGCTTTTGTAAAGGCATAGAAAATTATTCTGCTCACTTTACAAATGCACCAGCAGGCGCTCCCCCTTACTGCTTGTTGGACTATTTTCCTAAAGACTTCCTATTGATCGTCGATGAGTCCCACAGAACCCTTCCTCAAATTCGGGCAATGTATCATGGAGATCGATCTCGGAAACAATCTCTAATAGAATTTGGATTCCGACTACCCTCAGCATACGATAACAGGCCCCTAACCTTTGATGAAGCTTATAGATATTTTCGCAAAGTGATCTATGTATCTGCTACTCCAGGAGAGGAAGAAATAGAAAAAAGCCTCGGCAATATTGTTGAACAAATAATCCGTCCAACAGGGATTCCAGACCCAGAAATCGAAGTGCGTTCAGCATCGGGACAAATCGATGATCTCTTAGAAGAAATTCGTTCTCGATTAGAGGCAAATCCCAATGAGAAGATCATCGTGGTCTCTTTAACGAAAAAACTTGCCGAAGATATTTCCTCTTATTTATCCAATTTAAATATACGAGCAGCTTACCTACATTCAGGAATAGAGACTGCCGAACGATCTGAGATTCTTGCAAACTTAAGGAAAGGATATATCGATGTTTTAATAGGTGTTAACTTACTGAGAGAAGGGATAGACCTACCAGAAGTATCTCTGATAGCCATTCTAGATGCTGATAAAGAAGGATTTTTGAGAAGTTTTTCTTCTCTTATGCAATTTTGTGGCCGAGCAGCAAGGAATATTTCAGGAAAAGCTATTCTTTATGCAGATATAATAACAGACTCTATATCACAAACTTTAGCAGAAACGCAAAGACGAAGAAAACTTCAACAATCTTATAATAAAAAACATGGGATCATTCCTAAACCTATTATTAAAGAAATCTCCTCTTCCCTGCTTCCTAAGAAAGAATCAACAAAGAATCGAGAACTGGAGGAGGATATCTCCAATTTTTCAGAGCATGAAATAGAAAAATTCATAAAAAAATACGAAAAGAAAATGAAAGAAGCAGCACAAAAATTTCTTTTTGAAGAAGCTGCCTACTACAGAGATTTAATCCAAAAATACAAGGAATTCTTGTTGTACAAACAAAGATAA
- the trpS gene encoding tryptophan--tRNA ligase: protein MKKIRVLTGDRPTGKLHLGHWVGSLKNRLALQEDDRYSCFLLIADLHCLTTKHRKEELALIDQHIHDVVADWLAVGIDPDKTVLYLQSAIPEIFELQLLLSMLVSLNRLVVIPSIKEMAANASIDEASIPFGLVGYPVLQSADILLAKAQVVPVGKDNESHVELTRDIARKFNRLYGSTFPEPQVLQGELSSLIGTDGQGKMSKSANNAIFLSDDDAAIRKKVRSMYTDPNRIHANTPGRVEGNPVFIYHDLFNSNPDEVSEFKERYRRGCIKDVEVKDRLAEEIIKFLSPFREKREALLANPALIKEAVAKGTEIMSKIAKETMGEVREAIGFSRHWHQLLLNR, encoded by the coding sequence ATGAAAAAAATTCGTGTATTGACAGGCGACAGGCCTACAGGAAAACTTCACCTTGGACACTGGGTGGGATCATTAAAAAATCGCCTGGCTCTACAAGAAGATGACCGCTATTCTTGTTTTTTGCTAATAGCAGACTTACACTGCCTGACAACGAAACATCGAAAGGAAGAGCTTGCTTTAATAGATCAGCATATTCATGACGTCGTTGCCGACTGGCTGGCTGTCGGTATAGATCCAGATAAAACAGTCCTCTACCTACAGTCTGCTATCCCAGAAATTTTTGAGCTGCAGTTACTACTCTCTATGCTGGTATCACTGAATCGTTTGGTAGTGATTCCAAGCATTAAAGAAATGGCTGCTAATGCTTCTATAGACGAAGCCAGCATCCCTTTCGGTTTAGTAGGGTACCCTGTTCTACAAAGCGCAGATATTTTACTAGCTAAAGCTCAGGTCGTGCCTGTCGGTAAAGATAATGAATCTCACGTGGAGCTTACTCGGGATATAGCAAGGAAGTTCAATCGACTATACGGATCTACTTTTCCTGAGCCTCAAGTTTTACAAGGGGAATTATCTTCTCTAATAGGGACTGACGGCCAAGGAAAGATGAGTAAATCCGCTAACAACGCTATATTTTTGAGCGACGATGATGCTGCTATACGAAAAAAAGTACGTAGCATGTACACCGACCCCAATCGTATCCATGCAAATACCCCTGGTCGAGTAGAGGGAAATCCTGTATTCATCTATCATGATTTGTTTAACTCCAACCCCGATGAAGTTAGTGAATTTAAAGAACGCTATCGAAGAGGGTGCATCAAGGACGTAGAAGTAAAAGATCGTCTAGCAGAAGAGATCATTAAGTTTTTGTCTCCTTTTAGAGAAAAGCGAGAGGCCCTGCTAGCCAATCCAGCCCTTATTAAGGAAGCCGTTGCTAAAGGGACGGAGATAATGTCTAAAATAGCTAAAGAAACAATGGGTGAAGTGCGTGAAGCTATAGGCTTCAGTAGACACTGGCATCAACTACTTCTCAATCGGTAA
- a CDS encoding porin has translation MPNLPKYLSRDPCDPCSTWCDALSLRAGFFGDYVFNRLLKTNVQPTFQGMSVAVADAAQTVSNATNAVERNNVALHKNMIQSELYTNAGYLALNIWDRFDVFCTLGTTNAYIKGSSSAFNLIGLIGLASDPGNSTPTSKTRPNANITNAFVELYTDAEFSWSIGSRGALWECGCATLGTEFQYAQAKPQVSQINVVSNVAQFSIDHPKGFVGDLAKLPLPYGQTTKAPDLTKAKTVSANYNEWQVGLALAYRLNFISPYIGIKWARAKVDFDGAYITQPQLAETGEKLDMQTWNPTLVGTEDPGSANTDAVDVLTQVSVTLNKLKSKELASLLKIEKLLIYRLFCKKSLSS, from the coding sequence ATCCCTAACTTACCAAAGTATCTTAGCAGAGATCCATGCGACCCATGCTCCACTTGGTGCGACGCTCTCTCTTTACGCGCGGGCTTCTTCGGCGACTACGTCTTCAATAGACTCCTTAAAACTAACGTCCAACCTACTTTCCAAGGCATGAGCGTGGCGGTAGCTGATGCAGCACAAACTGTTTCTAATGCCACTAACGCTGTTGAAAGAAATAATGTGGCCTTACATAAAAATATGATTCAATCGGAACTCTATACCAATGCTGGATACCTTGCTCTCAATATCTGGGACCGCTTCGATGTCTTCTGCACCCTAGGCACTACCAACGCCTACATCAAAGGATCTTCTAGCGCCTTTAACCTTATCGGGTTAATTGGATTAGCTTCAGATCCAGGAAATTCTACCCCTACTAGTAAAACACGGCCAAATGCAAACATTACCAATGCTTTCGTGGAACTTTATACAGATGCTGAGTTCTCTTGGAGCATTGGCTCTAGAGGAGCTCTCTGGGAATGCGGATGTGCTACCCTTGGCACTGAATTCCAGTACGCTCAAGCTAAACCTCAAGTCTCCCAAATCAATGTCGTCTCTAACGTCGCTCAATTCTCTATAGATCATCCTAAGGGGTTTGTTGGAGATCTGGCTAAACTTCCTTTACCTTACGGACAAACAACAAAAGCTCCTGACCTCACTAAAGCTAAGACTGTTTCTGCAAATTATAATGAGTGGCAGGTAGGACTGGCTCTAGCCTATAGACTTAACTTTATCTCCCCTTACATCGGCATCAAATGGGCTAGGGCTAAAGTAGACTTCGACGGAGCTTACATCACACAACCACAGCTAGCTGAAACTGGCGAAAAATTAGACATGCAAACCTGGAATCCGACCCTAGTTGGAACAGAAGATCCCGGCAGCGCTAATACAGATGCTGTAGATGTACTAACTCAAGTATCCGTTACCTTGAATAAATTAAAGTCTAAGGAATTAGCTTCTCTATTAAAAATAGAGAAACTTCTTATATATAGGCTTTTCTGTAAGAAAAGCCTTTCCTCTTAA
- a CDS encoding HAMP domain-containing protein — protein MPKQTFTTRILLFLFIIIPIPLFLNLGIFTFFSFSEALDSTEQCFRAHATNLSLEIKKVLSFKKLFLERVANTISLKELTVPTQDQTFFPIVSSELSEVSDSFDLCLLDSKTGKVWAKNSNDPFVFNLSQKNSLRSKLFRYSGMTFITKVSDPQTQEKIPYIAIVEEIDTPKNGFTTSSLSGFLIAFQKLKTLQKELFQNITLSHGDILLVNHRGEILLSSSEFLPKELLLDSSTYTFESLVPDGPKITSKTPSSAIPIYTPKLMRHSNLVSAKIEGKYYLGFLLDKLPIENTYTLSLLPLSHFLLTTFRLPLIILFFYIITFSLMAFVLTRLNRKVSKPLQELTTCMEAAWKGNYNVRFEPDRYGYEVNDLGNVFNCTLLRLLISMEKADKERQANQSLRNELALLQTLKTTLLEPHYPFGSNIQKFTNKTSQLSQRGYFEGWVERKNSKTETHLIGALGYSTDKGLPSYLYALSAKSLFLAQADTTPKLEDIGSKVFSNLQDNLSPHHSVNFLIIDFCFKENSVTLSFFGETQPKVFVRKKASCEEVSLPSKHFLSPGDSLIVLNANENISLDISEEINPFLSDSLHPIQGESLMELFEDAASIRNLAEKKISIYQMSEHSI, from the coding sequence ATGCCTAAGCAAACCTTTACTACTCGAATTTTGTTGTTTCTTTTCATTATCATTCCCATCCCTCTATTTTTAAACTTAGGGATTTTTACATTTTTCTCTTTTTCTGAAGCCTTAGATTCCACGGAGCAATGTTTCCGCGCTCACGCAACCAACCTAAGTTTAGAAATCAAGAAAGTTTTGTCTTTTAAAAAATTGTTCTTAGAAAGAGTTGCTAACACTATATCCCTAAAAGAACTTACTGTACCTACGCAGGATCAAACATTTTTTCCCATAGTTTCTTCAGAATTATCAGAAGTTTCAGATTCTTTCGATTTATGCTTGCTAGATAGCAAAACAGGCAAAGTATGGGCTAAAAATTCTAACGATCCTTTTGTCTTTAATCTCTCACAAAAAAACTCGTTGAGAAGTAAACTGTTTAGATATTCCGGGATGACGTTCATTACAAAAGTCTCAGATCCTCAAACCCAAGAAAAAATTCCTTATATCGCTATCGTTGAAGAAATAGACACACCAAAGAATGGATTTACAACAAGCTCTCTCTCGGGTTTTCTTATTGCTTTTCAAAAACTAAAAACTCTCCAAAAAGAACTTTTTCAGAATATTACGCTGTCTCATGGCGATATTTTACTCGTAAACCATAGAGGCGAGATACTCTTAAGTTCTTCAGAATTTCTGCCTAAAGAACTTTTGTTAGATTCATCCACATACACTTTCGAAAGTTTAGTCCCTGATGGACCAAAAATTACATCTAAGACGCCCTCCTCAGCCATTCCCATCTATACACCGAAGCTGATGAGACACAGCAACTTAGTAAGCGCAAAGATTGAAGGAAAATACTACCTAGGATTTCTTCTAGATAAATTACCTATAGAAAACACTTATACACTATCTCTCCTACCTCTATCTCATTTTCTCTTAACAACATTCCGTTTGCCGTTAATCATTCTCTTTTTCTACATCATTACTTTCTCTCTGATGGCTTTTGTCCTGACGCGACTAAACAGAAAAGTAAGCAAGCCCTTACAAGAACTGACGACCTGCATGGAAGCTGCTTGGAAAGGAAATTATAACGTTCGTTTCGAACCCGATAGATATGGGTATGAAGTTAATGATCTAGGCAACGTATTTAACTGTACCCTACTACGATTGCTCATATCTATGGAAAAAGCTGACAAAGAGCGGCAAGCAAACCAGTCCTTACGAAATGAACTAGCACTCCTACAGACTTTAAAAACAACCCTTTTAGAACCCCATTACCCTTTTGGAAGCAATATTCAAAAATTTACCAATAAGACATCTCAACTTTCTCAAAGAGGATATTTTGAAGGCTGGGTAGAACGCAAAAACTCTAAAACTGAGACGCATCTCATAGGCGCCTTAGGCTACTCTACAGATAAAGGTCTTCCTTCGTACCTCTATGCTCTGTCAGCTAAGAGTCTTTTCCTTGCACAAGCAGACACTACTCCCAAACTAGAAGATATTGGAAGCAAAGTTTTTTCTAATCTCCAAGATAACCTATCTCCTCATCATTCTGTCAACTTCCTCATCATAGACTTCTGTTTCAAAGAAAACTCTGTGACGTTGTCTTTCTTTGGAGAAACTCAACCCAAAGTATTTGTGAGAAAAAAAGCTTCTTGTGAAGAAGTTTCTTTGCCTTCCAAACATTTCCTTTCCCCTGGAGATTCTCTTATTGTCCTTAACGCCAATGAAAATATCTCTTTAGACATCTCGGAAGAGATAAATCCTTTCTTATCAGACTCCCTACATCCCATACAAGGAGAGTCTCTTATGGAATTATTTGAAGATGCTGCAAGCATCAGAAATCTAGCAGAGAAAAAAATTTCCATTTATCAAATGAGTGAACACAGCATATAA
- a CDS encoding PP2C family protein-serine/threonine phosphatase — protein MIPFIKTIGFRLWLACSAAIITPLGVNIFLLAKSRYQKTVAAAATILEEDSAFKVSTIAKVIPLSKNALSFLSDALDLDEQFPSSPDLSLSQEMRYLFQEVYSELSLVKIDNETPNLLSGSIIASTQTEKIGKRQTLKTSLKEPFQISIKYSEADKAIIISSASNVYNKISKKLEGALLTTYSAEKFFQDLLVSQQENFIIQTAVITHDGLIIKASDPKLFLQQLKTSTPEKIDRKHLTIDTLKIGSSFIKFYHNDQEMWGFIEEVPELDIALLSYSPKSQLLKPLKLKILLYCAYLLFIFLGSFFAYGVAKILSYPIRKLATVMTRTRHVEDTLPYKEVKFGFEINRLGAIFNDLLHNLSTQQKLAEKNFRKKESAQQELQLGEQAQRSLLPTKVPSYPGITTAYNFSPAITVGGDFFDVFVKGEGDLAQFFVVIADASGKGVNACGHSLFLKNMLKTFLMELSSIEDAVKKTAEGFFPFTQETGMFVTLCIYRYSYASGTIDYYSCGHNPGYYASPEGKITTLSHPGMALGFVPNVPIFPVSTLKPQKGSVIALYSDGVTEAHNNKEHLFGEQRLQQCLKQYYKLSAKELSSAILTEVKNFAEDQPQHDDITLFIFKFL, from the coding sequence ATGATTCCCTTCATAAAAACGATAGGTTTCCGCCTTTGGCTCGCTTGCAGCGCGGCAATTATTACCCCGTTGGGAGTAAACATCTTCTTATTAGCAAAATCCCGATACCAGAAAACAGTAGCTGCAGCAGCAACAATCCTGGAAGAAGATTCCGCATTTAAAGTTTCAACTATAGCCAAAGTTATCCCTCTATCAAAAAATGCTTTATCCTTTCTGTCTGATGCTTTGGATCTTGACGAGCAATTCCCTTCCTCTCCAGACCTTTCTTTAAGTCAGGAAATGCGATACTTATTCCAAGAAGTATATAGTGAACTATCTTTAGTTAAAATTGACAATGAAACACCAAACCTATTGTCTGGTTCTATCATAGCGTCAACACAAACAGAGAAAATTGGAAAAAGACAAACATTAAAAACTTCCCTAAAAGAACCTTTTCAAATTTCCATAAAATATTCCGAAGCTGATAAAGCCATTATCATTTCCTCTGCATCTAACGTTTACAACAAAATATCTAAAAAATTAGAAGGCGCTCTATTAACGACTTACAGCGCAGAAAAGTTCTTCCAAGATCTTCTAGTAAGCCAACAAGAAAACTTTATCATTCAGACAGCCGTCATTACCCATGATGGCCTCATTATCAAAGCTTCTGATCCTAAACTATTTTTGCAGCAACTAAAAACATCTACGCCAGAAAAAATCGACCGCAAACATTTGACCATAGACACCTTAAAAATAGGATCTTCTTTCATAAAATTTTATCACAATGATCAAGAAATGTGGGGATTTATAGAGGAAGTCCCTGAGCTCGATATAGCCTTACTATCCTATAGCCCCAAATCTCAACTTTTAAAGCCCTTGAAACTTAAAATACTTTTGTATTGCGCTTACCTGCTATTTATTTTTCTAGGCAGCTTCTTTGCTTACGGTGTAGCTAAAATTTTATCCTATCCCATTCGCAAATTGGCAACGGTAATGACACGAACTCGTCATGTAGAGGATACCCTTCCCTATAAGGAAGTAAAATTCGGATTTGAAATCAACCGGTTAGGAGCTATCTTCAATGATCTCCTTCACAACCTCTCTACCCAACAAAAACTGGCAGAAAAAAATTTTAGAAAGAAAGAATCTGCTCAACAAGAACTACAACTGGGAGAGCAAGCCCAGAGAAGTCTTCTACCAACAAAAGTCCCTTCCTACCCAGGAATAACTACAGCATATAACTTCTCTCCGGCGATTACTGTAGGAGGAGATTTTTTTGATGTGTTCGTGAAGGGGGAAGGAGATCTAGCGCAATTTTTCGTCGTAATAGCAGATGCTTCGGGCAAAGGAGTTAATGCTTGTGGACATTCTTTATTCCTCAAAAATATGCTGAAAACATTTCTTATGGAACTCTCTTCCATAGAAGATGCTGTCAAAAAAACCGCTGAAGGATTTTTCCCTTTCACTCAAGAAACAGGAATGTTTGTCACCCTCTGCATTTACCGATACTCATATGCTTCAGGTACTATAGATTATTACTCTTGTGGACACAACCCAGGATACTACGCATCCCCAGAGGGCAAAATAACAACACTTTCTCATCCAGGGATGGCTTTGGGCTTTGTTCCCAACGTTCCCATATTTCCTGTATCAACATTAAAACCTCAAAAAGGCTCTGTTATCGCTTTGTATTCTGATGGAGTTACAGAAGCTCATAACAACAAAGAACATTTGTTCGGAGAACAAAGACTGCAACAATGTCTGAAGCAATATTATAAACTTTCAGCAAAGGAGCTTTCTTCTGCGATTCTTACAGAAGTCAAAAATTTTGCCGAAGATCAACCTCAACATGATGACATAACTTTATTCATCTTTAAATTTCTCTAA
- a CDS encoding CT583 family protein — protein sequence MTKLKTILENRFKKKPNDQGSQKMRDLVHKRIEGELSPFSGIFQTKQPSQEDHDHLRQILQKYSLTQDSAEEALDLPKLISLSAEIKEIHRQAILLHGERISKAREILKKYREGAFSAWLLFTYGNRQTPYNFLVYYELYTSLPDPLKREAEKMPKQALYTLASRNGSKEKKEEIIRNYCGETKDQILSLIRKEFPLEDSDERRACFLSAAIKHLEKASTLLKEAPQKVSKQKFSKLNKLLKKLETITNGLTSDD from the coding sequence ATGACAAAATTAAAGACTATTCTAGAGAACAGGTTTAAGAAAAAGCCCAACGATCAGGGCTCCCAAAAGATGCGCGACCTTGTTCACAAGCGCATAGAGGGAGAGCTATCACCTTTTTCTGGAATTTTTCAAACTAAGCAGCCCTCTCAAGAGGATCATGACCATTTACGACAAATTCTTCAAAAATACTCTTTAACACAAGATAGCGCCGAAGAAGCCCTAGACCTGCCTAAATTGATCTCCTTATCAGCAGAAATTAAGGAAATTCACAGACAGGCTATTTTATTACATGGAGAACGCATCAGCAAGGCTCGCGAAATTCTGAAAAAATACCGCGAAGGGGCCTTTTCTGCTTGGCTGCTGTTCACCTACGGGAACAGACAAACTCCCTACAACTTCTTGGTCTACTACGAACTTTATACCTCCCTTCCGGACCCATTAAAAAGGGAGGCTGAAAAAATGCCCAAGCAAGCACTTTATACGCTAGCGTCTAGAAACGGCTCAAAAGAGAAAAAGGAAGAAATTATCCGCAACTATTGTGGAGAAACCAAAGACCAAATCTTATCTCTGATTCGAAAAGAGTTTCCTTTGGAGGATTCTGACGAACGAAGAGCATGCTTCCTTTCTGCAGCAATAAAGCACCTGGAAAAAGCCTCTACACTATTAAAGGAAGCCCCTCAAAAAGTTTCAAAACAAAAATTCTCTAAGCTTAATAAATTGCTAAAAAAACTCGAAACAATTACAAATGGGCTTACTTCAGACGACTAG
- a CDS encoding CT_584 family protein has product MAQKTANQIVLEDNVFLLIEGNLKRIFATPVGYTTFREVQNVVFNCSENDQEKANFFFELLINGKLTKELPAKQQTAAHALISEFMMPIRVAKDVHERGEFINFVTSDMIAQQDRCVFLNRLARVDGQEFLLMTDVQNTCHLIRHFIARLMEAQKNPVGEKNLAEISEDVLSLKNYLEELSKSLK; this is encoded by the coding sequence ATGGCACAAAAGACCGCAAACCAAATTGTTTTAGAAGACAATGTTTTTCTTCTTATTGAAGGGAATCTGAAGCGGATCTTCGCCACCCCTGTCGGCTATACGACATTTCGGGAAGTTCAGAACGTTGTTTTCAACTGTTCAGAAAACGATCAAGAAAAGGCAAACTTTTTCTTTGAGCTCCTCATCAACGGGAAATTAACTAAGGAACTGCCAGCCAAGCAGCAAACCGCAGCACACGCACTCATTAGTGAATTCATGATGCCCATCAGAGTAGCTAAAGACGTTCATGAACGTGGAGAGTTCATTAATTTTGTCACTTCTGATATGATCGCCCAGCAAGATCGATGCGTCTTCTTGAATAGGTTAGCTAGAGTAGACGGTCAGGAGTTTTTGCTCATGACAGATGTACAGAATACATGTCACCTTATTCGTCACTTTATTGCTCGTCTCATGGAAGCTCAAAAGAACCCTGTCGGCGAAAAAAATCTCGCAGAGATCAGCGAAGATGTGTTGTCTTTGAAAAACTACTTGGAAGAATTGTCGAAAAGCCTCAAATAA